One genomic region from Microcoleus sp. FACHB-672 encodes:
- a CDS encoding DUF4335 domain-containing protein, with amino-acid sequence MTILRQYNLPNCTLLLEGMSESASSSPSDSRPLMSLLIGAECRFAGREQTLSGGREFLESLVTALSRYAQEVLSGVPLPIDPTAQPSLVEVRKIEGNLHRLTLHSPDGHSVAKPASPTHFDLTTVQLFDLVEAVDQFFADSRTLPELSLRLTPVSKKSAQTYKPVARRAMPAAIGVSTLAAAAIAASFFPIPDVRRPTEPVQQSGSSNNTLTNTSANSNAGASPPSASELETALSTLPEITDPNQLEGLKWKLYDQIDRAWKRDDSFGQELVYRVGVGQDGALVGYKPANQGAIDAKETPLSDLVYIPPGGGEATPESLAQFKVVLSEKGDVQVSPWKGYTADPSLPPDISDPGQLEDLQDQLYKEIDRNWKDSPSFERELIYRVGITPEGTIVNFTPLNQPAFDYVRETPLEKLQQPASAATEGAGDQQPLAQFRVVFTPRGVLQVSPWKGFR; translated from the coding sequence ATGACAATTCTACGCCAATACAATTTACCGAATTGCACCCTGCTCCTAGAAGGCATGAGCGAGAGCGCTTCTAGCAGCCCCTCAGACAGTCGCCCTTTGATGTCGCTTCTAATCGGTGCGGAATGCCGGTTTGCCGGTCGAGAGCAGACACTGAGCGGGGGACGGGAGTTTTTAGAAAGCTTAGTCACCGCACTCAGCCGCTACGCCCAAGAAGTTTTGAGCGGAGTGCCCCTCCCAATCGATCCGACAGCTCAGCCATCCTTGGTAGAGGTGCGAAAAATTGAAGGAAACTTGCACCGGCTGACTCTACACTCGCCGGATGGGCACAGTGTCGCGAAACCGGCATCTCCGACACACTTTGATCTGACAACCGTACAGCTGTTTGATTTGGTAGAGGCCGTCGATCAGTTTTTTGCAGACTCTCGGACGCTGCCAGAGTTGTCTCTACGCTTGACACCCGTTTCTAAGAAATCTGCCCAAACCTACAAGCCGGTAGCCCGCCGCGCCATGCCGGCAGCCATTGGGGTGTCAACTTTAGCCGCTGCAGCAATCGCGGCTTCTTTCTTTCCTATTCCCGACGTGCGACGCCCCACAGAGCCGGTGCAACAGTCGGGTTCTAGCAATAATACGTTAACCAACACCAGTGCTAATTCCAATGCCGGTGCTTCCCCCCCTTCGGCTTCAGAGTTAGAAACTGCCCTGTCAACCTTGCCGGAGATTACCGATCCCAACCAACTCGAAGGTTTGAAGTGGAAACTTTACGACCAAATTGATCGCGCTTGGAAACGCGACGACTCGTTTGGGCAGGAACTTGTTTATCGCGTTGGTGTGGGCCAAGACGGGGCACTTGTCGGCTACAAACCGGCGAACCAGGGCGCGATAGATGCAAAGGAAACGCCCTTGTCAGACTTAGTTTACATTCCCCCAGGCGGCGGTGAAGCCACGCCAGAATCTCTCGCCCAGTTCAAAGTCGTGTTGAGCGAGAAAGGGGATGTGCAAGTCAGTCCCTGGAAAGGCTACACCGCAGATCCCAGCTTACCACCAGATATTTCCGATCCTGGACAGCTAGAAGATTTGCAGGATCAGCTGTACAAGGAAATTGATCGAAATTGGAAAGACTCTCCCTCCTTTGAGCGGGAGTTAATCTATCGCGTGGGAATCACCCCAGAAGGCACCATTGTCAACTTTACGCCGCTGAATCAACCGGCCTTTGATTACGTTCGGGAAACACCCCTAGAGAAATTGCAGCAACCGGCATCGGCTGCAACCGAGGGTGCCGGTGATCAGCAACCGCTGGCTCAATTTAGAGTTGTTTTTACCCCCAGAGGGGTGCTTCAAGTCAGTCCTTGGAAAGGATTTCGTTAA
- a CDS encoding DUF1818 family protein yields the protein MDRLVKSGTGWRLGWNPSAAEYKGLVGGEDWALELTEAELNDFCRLLGQLAATMSQMAEELMDEEKIACEAESDLLWLEVEGRPNSFSLHFILYSGRGAEGKWPASAIPSLVQAMQALKVF from the coding sequence ATGGATCGTCTCGTCAAGAGTGGAACAGGTTGGCGCTTAGGCTGGAATCCCAGCGCCGCTGAATATAAAGGTTTAGTGGGTGGGGAAGATTGGGCGCTAGAGTTGACAGAGGCGGAGTTGAATGATTTTTGCCGGCTTCTAGGGCAACTGGCGGCTACAATGAGCCAAATGGCCGAGGAATTGATGGACGAAGAGAAAATCGCCTGTGAAGCCGAAAGTGATTTACTCTGGTTAGAAGTTGAAGGCCGGCCTAATTCCTTCAGCCTGCACTTCATTCTATATTCAGGACGTGGCGCAGAAGGGAAATGGCCGGCCTCTGCAATTCCCAGTTTGGTTCAAGCCATGCAGGCACTCAAAGTTTTTTAA
- a CDS encoding aspartate aminotransferase gives MTLDWIEPANRLQALPPYVFARLDELKARAREQGLDLIDLGMGNPDGPTPQPVIDAAIAAMQNPANHGYPPFEGTASFRRSISNWYKRRYGVELDPDSEALPLLGSKEGLTHLAIAYINPGDLVLVPSPAYPAHFRGPVIAGGKVHSLMLKPENGWLIDVTAIPDSVAEQAKILYFNYPSNPTGATAPREFFEEIVAFARRYEILLVHDLCYAELAFDGYQPTSLLEIEGAKDIGVEFHTLSKTYNMAGWRVGFVVGNRHIIQGLRTLKTNLDYGIFAAIQSAAETALQLPDVYLHEVQNRYRTRRDFLIEGLGKLGWNVDKTLATMYLWVKCPPGAGSTDFALTVLQQTGVVVTPGNAFGQGGEGYVRVSLIADCDRLGEALRRFEDAGIRYQP, from the coding sequence ATGACGTTGGATTGGATCGAGCCAGCTAATCGGCTGCAAGCATTACCGCCCTATGTGTTTGCCCGACTGGATGAACTTAAAGCCAGGGCGCGAGAACAGGGGCTGGATTTAATTGATTTGGGCATGGGAAATCCAGATGGCCCGACGCCTCAACCCGTGATTGATGCGGCGATTGCGGCGATGCAAAATCCTGCCAATCATGGCTATCCTCCCTTTGAAGGCACCGCCAGCTTCCGCCGCAGCATTAGCAATTGGTATAAGCGCCGATATGGGGTTGAACTCGATCCCGATAGCGAAGCGCTGCCCCTCCTCGGTTCTAAGGAAGGTTTGACTCATTTAGCCATTGCTTATATTAATCCTGGGGATTTGGTGCTGGTGCCCTCCCCAGCTTATCCGGCCCATTTTCGCGGGCCGGTGATTGCCGGCGGCAAGGTTCACAGTTTAATGCTGAAACCGGAAAACGGCTGGCTGATTGATGTAACCGCAATTCCTGACTCGGTGGCTGAACAAGCCAAGATTCTGTATTTCAATTATCCCAGCAACCCCACTGGCGCAACCGCACCCCGCGAATTTTTCGAGGAAATTGTTGCTTTTGCCCGCCGGTATGAAATCTTGCTCGTCCATGACTTGTGCTACGCTGAGCTGGCTTTTGATGGCTATCAGCCCACGAGTTTGCTGGAAATTGAGGGGGCTAAGGATATTGGGGTTGAGTTTCACACCTTGTCCAAGACTTACAACATGGCCGGCTGGCGTGTTGGCTTTGTGGTAGGAAACCGGCACATTATTCAAGGACTGCGGACGTTAAAAACAAACTTGGATTACGGTATTTTTGCCGCCATTCAATCGGCTGCGGAAACTGCCCTGCAATTGCCAGATGTTTACCTGCATGAAGTGCAAAATCGTTATCGAACCCGGCGAGATTTTCTGATTGAGGGATTGGGTAAACTCGGTTGGAATGTTGACAAAACGCTGGCAACGATGTATCTCTGGGTGAAGTGTCCCCCTGGTGCCGGTTCAACGGATTTTGCGCTGACGGTATTGCAGCAGACAGGTGTGGTTGTAACCCCAGGCAATGCTTTTGGGCAAGGCGGGGAGGGTTATGTCCGCGTGAGTTTAATTGCGGATTGTGATCGCCTTGGCGAAGCCTTGCGCCGCTTTGAAGATGCTGGTATCCGCTATCAGCCGTAA
- a CDS encoding bestrophin family protein — MALEKLTWWRISLRMKGSVAPAIFSQVLFCGVFGFFISILYHFKVPVGWSIVGFVPNIILGLLLVFRTNTAYERFWEGRKLWGTLVNTVRNFARQIWIAIDAKEPQDAHEKIATLRLLVAFAVATKLHLRQEALNSEIEALISPEQYLKLKSMNNPPLEVAFWIGDYLQKQNERGCINNYQLAAMHKLLDNMVDVLGGCERILKTPIPLAYAIHLKQLLLIYCLLLPFEIVGKVQWWTGPVVALVSFIVFGVEEIGIEIENPFGHDFNDLPLDTICATMLRNIEDLISLSPNTHVNLAEEKQTLIN, encoded by the coding sequence ATGGCACTTGAAAAACTGACCTGGTGGCGAATAAGTTTACGGATGAAAGGGTCAGTCGCTCCAGCAATTTTTAGCCAGGTGCTTTTTTGCGGAGTGTTTGGCTTTTTTATTTCCATACTTTATCATTTTAAAGTACCCGTTGGCTGGAGTATTGTTGGGTTTGTTCCTAATATTATTTTAGGTTTATTATTAGTATTTCGGACAAATACTGCTTACGAACGATTTTGGGAAGGTCGCAAACTTTGGGGAACTTTAGTCAATACTGTCCGCAATTTTGCCCGCCAAATTTGGATAGCGATTGATGCCAAGGAACCCCAGGACGCACACGAGAAAATAGCAACTTTGAGACTCTTAGTTGCTTTTGCTGTGGCGACGAAATTGCATCTACGGCAAGAGGCACTTAACAGTGAGATAGAGGCGTTAATATCGCCGGAACAGTATCTCAAGCTGAAAAGCATGAACAACCCTCCTTTAGAAGTTGCCTTCTGGATTGGAGACTATTTACAAAAGCAAAATGAGCGAGGGTGCATCAATAACTATCAACTGGCGGCGATGCATAAGCTACTAGATAATATGGTAGACGTTTTAGGAGGATGTGAACGGATTTTAAAAACTCCAATTCCCTTAGCCTATGCCATTCATCTAAAGCAATTACTATTAATTTATTGCTTATTATTACCTTTTGAAATTGTTGGTAAGGTGCAGTGGTGGACAGGGCCGGTGGTTGCTTTAGTGAGTTTTATAGTGTTTGGGGTGGAAGAAATTGGCATTGAAATCGAAAATCCTTTTGGTCATGACTTCAACGACTTACCTTTAGATACTATTTGCGCTACTATGCTACGCAACATAGAAGATTTAATTTCCCTCTCGCCTAATACTCACGTTAATCTAGCTGAGGAAAAACAAACACTAATAAATTAG
- a CDS encoding XisI protein, with protein sequence MDKVAQYRQYIQTLMSRYANDDVSDDALEVQLIFDTEGDHYLWMNVGWQQFNRIYRCVIHFDIKDGKIWLQQNLTDQNPAEELVEMGVPRGDIVLGLQPPYKRQYTEYGVA encoded by the coding sequence ATGGACAAGGTAGCTCAATACCGGCAATATATTCAGACGTTAATGAGCCGGTATGCCAACGATGATGTTTCGGATGATGCGCTCGAAGTGCAACTCATTTTCGATACCGAAGGAGATCATTACCTGTGGATGAATGTAGGTTGGCAACAGTTCAACCGGATTTACCGATGCGTGATCCATTTTGATATTAAAGATGGAAAAATTTGGCTCCAGCAAAATTTAACAGATCAGAATCCTGCTGAGGAGCTAGTTGAAATGGGTGTGCCGAGAGGGGATATTGTATTGGGATTACAGCCTCCTTACAAACGACAGTACACCGAGTATGGTGTAGCTTGA
- a CDS encoding DUF3038 domain-containing protein, which yields MQSNSPPERSTPLILDSLPNPLISELGCPRRTRLQIDLILLAIEALDLRGSEAILALAKELEIDEIIQNRVVLWRLRSTNPLRRYSQRRPLSLEEAKALVMIACHLARRMTVLIRQLLMDYQQLRDKQVPLEHHLRLSDYLERFRAHFRSRMNPRRAGVMVYNTDEKLNQLALELLGKLLFCTGTAGMQRFWISLFDGEVA from the coding sequence CCGCTGATTTTGGACAGTCTGCCGAACCCTCTCATCTCTGAGCTGGGCTGTCCCCGTCGCACACGGTTGCAAATAGACCTGATCTTACTGGCCATTGAAGCCTTAGATCTTAGAGGCTCTGAAGCCATCTTAGCCTTGGCCAAAGAACTGGAGATCGACGAAATTATTCAAAATCGGGTCGTCCTGTGGCGACTTCGCAGCACCAACCCGCTGAGGCGTTACAGCCAGCGGCGTCCCCTGAGTTTGGAAGAAGCCAAAGCGCTGGTAATGATTGCCTGCCACTTAGCACGTCGGATGACTGTATTAATTCGTCAGCTGCTAATGGACTACCAGCAATTGCGAGACAAGCAAGTACCACTTGAACACCATTTGCGACTGTCTGATTATTTAGAACGCTTCCGGGCGCATTTCCGCAGCCGGATGAACCCCCGCAGAGCCGGTGTTATGGTGTACAACACCGATGAAAAATTGAACCAGCTGGCTCTAGAATTGCTGGGTAAATTACTGTTTTGCACCGGCACCGCCGGAATGCAGCGATTTTGGATTAGTCTGTTTGATGGAGAGGTGGCATGA
- a CDS encoding AI-2E family transporter gives MSEQRITVSISNLLVILATGLMLVLLWQLRSLLVTLMVSVVLAASIVPVVNWAEKFGVPRWVATILTYLTLIGGLTGVGLLIGPTVIEQIDRLIRQLPVYLEALRLLVENIAVRLSDNSPDLIRQFFNTQALTSWVFRSSQQLLLRSYGITRGIVGGFFSLILSLFLSGYMVADSRTLIKSLVRLFPKPWDERLEAQVVPVSQRMGSYIRGRVLVSGILALGTTVGLSFLGLQDFALGLGAIAGVTNLIPFLGPILGVVPALIVAISQGGLLFLWVLILFVVIQNLETYVLDPLLVGSSVGVHPLFQLLSVLGGVQLLGIIGALIVPPWFAGAAALVENLYLRPKLMAERREAHAQAKANTVPVAPST, from the coding sequence ATGTCAGAGCAGCGCATTACCGTTTCGATATCTAATCTGTTGGTAATTTTAGCCACCGGCCTAATGCTGGTGCTACTTTGGCAGCTACGAAGTTTGCTGGTAACGCTGATGGTTTCAGTGGTGCTGGCCGCTTCAATTGTGCCGGTGGTGAATTGGGCGGAAAAATTTGGCGTTCCCCGGTGGGTGGCGACAATTCTTACTTATCTGACTTTGATTGGCGGCTTGACAGGGGTGGGTTTGTTAATTGGGCCAACTGTAATTGAGCAAATTGATCGCTTGATTCGTCAATTGCCGGTTTATTTGGAAGCGTTGCGCCTCTTGGTTGAAAATATAGCGGTTCGACTCAGTGATAATAGTCCTGATTTAATCCGTCAATTTTTTAATACTCAAGCGCTGACAAGTTGGGTGTTTCGTTCTAGCCAACAGCTACTACTGCGTTCTTATGGGATTACGCGGGGTATTGTGGGCGGTTTTTTTAGTTTGATTTTGTCTCTGTTTCTGTCAGGTTATATGGTTGCAGACAGTCGCACTTTAATTAAAAGTTTAGTGCGGTTGTTTCCGAAGCCTTGGGATGAGCGCTTAGAGGCTCAAGTGGTGCCGGTGAGTCAGCGAATGGGAAGTTACATTCGAGGGCGAGTTTTGGTTTCGGGAATTTTGGCGTTGGGAACAACGGTCGGCTTGAGTTTTTTGGGACTCCAAGATTTTGCCTTAGGTTTAGGTGCCATTGCCGGCGTGACAAATTTGATTCCATTTTTAGGCCCAATTTTAGGGGTGGTGCCGGCGCTCATTGTGGCCATTTCCCAAGGCGGCTTGCTGTTCCTGTGGGTGTTAATTTTATTTGTGGTGATCCAAAACCTGGAAACTTATGTGCTTGATCCCTTGCTAGTAGGGTCTTCAGTGGGGGTGCATCCGCTGTTTCAGCTACTTTCGGTGCTGGGGGGTGTTCAACTTCTGGGCATTATTGGGGCGCTAATTGTTCCGCCTTGGTTTGCCGGCGCGGCTGCTTTGGTGGAAAATCTTTATCTAAGACCAAAGTTGATGGCAGAAAGGCGAGAGGCACACGCTCAAGCGAAGGCAAATACTGTGCCGGTGGCTCCTTCAACTTGA
- a CDS encoding iron-containing alcohol dehydrogenase family protein, translated as MLYSMNVAPAQVIRGSQALSGEAIARLGLRPLVVAGERTLTSAGQPLLTVLEQQKLAVAQASYSPDCSEMSLASLEEAVKSHQADVIIGLGGGKALDMAKLLAYRCRLPVVTIPTSAATCAAWTALSNVYSNEGAFLYDVALARCPDLLILDYDLIQTAPQRTLVAGIGDALAKWYEASVSSGHSDQTLLIAAVQQARVLRDLLFQKSVDALQEPGGAVWREVVDATVLLAGIIGGIGGAQCRTVAAHAVHNGLTHLLASHGTLHGEKVAYGILVQLRLEETIQGNQLAASARQQLLKFYTEIGLPQTLSQLGLANITLTQLQQAAEIACQPASDIHRLPFTVVPEQLMAAMVSTTVPVDSGRTLLGIEEGLC; from the coding sequence ATGCTTTATTCGATGAATGTTGCGCCGGCTCAAGTGATTCGCGGTTCCCAAGCCCTCAGTGGCGAAGCAATCGCACGTTTGGGACTTAGGCCGTTAGTTGTGGCCGGCGAACGCACTCTGACAAGTGCCGGCCAGCCCCTGCTGACAGTGCTAGAACAGCAAAAATTAGCGGTGGCGCAAGCTTCTTACAGCCCGGATTGCTCTGAGATGTCCTTGGCTTCCCTGGAAGAAGCGGTGAAGTCCCATCAAGCCGATGTGATTATTGGCTTGGGTGGCGGCAAGGCACTGGATATGGCCAAACTCTTGGCCTATCGCTGCCGGCTGCCGGTGGTTACGATCCCCACATCAGCAGCCACCTGTGCCGCCTGGACAGCCCTCTCCAATGTTTACTCCAACGAAGGTGCTTTTCTGTATGACGTAGCCCTGGCACGCTGCCCGGACTTGCTAATCCTCGATTATGACTTGATTCAAACCGCTCCCCAGCGCACGTTAGTTGCCGGCATCGGTGATGCCCTTGCTAAGTGGTATGAAGCGTCTGTTAGTAGTGGTCACTCAGATCAAACCCTCCTGATCGCCGCCGTTCAACAAGCCAGAGTTCTGCGGGATCTCTTGTTTCAAAAGTCTGTGGATGCCCTACAAGAACCGGGGGGTGCAGTGTGGCGGGAAGTTGTGGATGCAACGGTTTTACTCGCCGGCATCATTGGGGGGATTGGCGGTGCTCAGTGTCGCACGGTGGCTGCTCATGCGGTACACAATGGTTTAACGCATTTGCTGGCGAGTCATGGCACTTTGCACGGCGAAAAAGTCGCTTATGGCATTCTCGTGCAGTTGCGGTTGGAAGAAACTATTCAAGGCAACCAGTTGGCGGCATCAGCGCGGCAACAGCTTTTAAAGTTCTATACAGAAATCGGCTTGCCGCAAACCCTTAGCCAGTTAGGTTTGGCCAATATTACCCTAACTCAGTTGCAGCAAGCGGCTGAAATTGCCTGTCAGCCGGCTTCAGATATCCACCGACTACCCTTTACCGTGGTTCCGGAACAGCTGATGGCGGCAATGGTTTCGACAACCGTGCCGGTGGACTCAGGACGAACTTTGCTGGGAATTGAAGAAGGGCTTTGTTAA
- a CDS encoding glutathione S-transferase family protein produces MLKLYYTPISPNSRRVWITLLEKEVEFELVKLNLDGDQLQPEFLRLNPFHHIPVLEDGDFSVFESLAILDYLEAKYPNPALLPKDAKSLARVRMVELVTVNEVMPLLLPLATQVWGIAEPDPQKQENAKQQINTALGFFESVLGDSLLFGGEGINRADIVAGTVVTQLPGIGMPLDKYPKLSGWCERLTQHPSWQKTQVSQQEMVGFISRLKARIQGSSHR; encoded by the coding sequence ATGTTAAAGCTGTATTATACTCCGATTTCTCCTAACTCCCGCCGCGTCTGGATTACGTTACTAGAAAAAGAAGTTGAATTTGAGTTGGTGAAACTTAACCTAGATGGTGATCAGTTACAACCAGAGTTTTTAAGACTTAATCCTTTTCATCACATTCCTGTGTTGGAGGATGGCGACTTTAGCGTGTTTGAATCTCTAGCAATTTTGGATTACTTAGAGGCAAAATACCCGAATCCTGCACTGTTACCAAAGGATGCAAAATCTTTGGCAAGGGTGAGAATGGTGGAATTAGTAACGGTTAATGAAGTCATGCCGCTTTTATTACCCTTAGCCACTCAAGTCTGGGGAATTGCTGAACCCGATCCCCAAAAACAGGAAAATGCAAAGCAGCAAATTAATACAGCACTCGGTTTTTTTGAGAGCGTTTTAGGGGATTCTCTGTTATTTGGTGGCGAGGGTATCAATCGAGCGGATATCGTCGCCGGCACGGTGGTGACTCAGTTGCCTGGGATTGGTATGCCTCTAGATAAGTACCCTAAACTGAGTGGGTGGTGTGAGCGATTGACGCAACATCCTAGTTGGCAAAAAACTCAAGTCAGTCAGCAAGAAATGGTAGGGTTTATCTCTCGATTGAAAGCTCGAATACAAGGGTCTTCTCATCGCTAA
- a CDS encoding Ycf51 family protein, giving the protein MPTIAEFITATQWAAILTLACGILTGLAFVFKWDIRFRLVGATGFMGVLTAGLFALTLVPITRTSIPGAIRFSTVYDISGPQAVIAVPPTITESELDATLRQAASNLFTPGRLGKDENQLTIRARTIIHPETGVSKPLYIGQIKRSLYNRNDENMSVEIFRDKFAQLPQPEKS; this is encoded by the coding sequence ATGCCAACAATTGCTGAATTTATCACCGCTACCCAGTGGGCAGCCATTCTCACCTTAGCCTGTGGCATTCTCACTGGGCTGGCGTTTGTCTTTAAATGGGACATCCGGTTTCGGCTGGTGGGTGCCACCGGCTTTATGGGCGTGCTAACTGCCGGTTTATTTGCTCTCACCCTCGTCCCCATCACTCGCACCTCAATTCCCGGTGCCATTCGCTTTTCCACTGTCTACGATATCAGTGGGCCTCAGGCGGTGATCGCGGTTCCACCCACCATTACCGAGTCGGAACTTGACGCGACTCTGCGTCAAGCGGCAAGCAACTTGTTTACACCAGGCCGGCTGGGTAAAGATGAAAATCAGTTAACGATCCGCGCCCGCACCATTATCCACCCAGAAACCGGCGTGTCAAAACCGCTCTACATCGGTCAGATCAAGCGTTCGCTCTATAATCGCAACGACGAGAACATGAGCGTTGAAATCTTCCGAGACAAATTCGCCCAATTGCCCCAGCCAGAGAAAAGTTAA
- the pheS gene encoding phenylalanine--tRNA ligase subunit alpha produces the protein MTIQISDIEAQLETLRQEAQSAITTAGTLERLEELRVGYLGKKGQLSQVLGSMGKLSPADRPRIGAMANEVKEAVQTDLDSKRTALQAAQIQAKLESETLDVTMPGVYRPQGRIHPLNGMIDRVVDIFVGLGYTVATGPEMESDYYNFEALNTPPDHPARDMQDTFYLPDGNLLRTHTSSVQIRYMEKHEPPIRIVSPGRVYRRDTVDATHAAVFHQIELLAIDEGLTFTDLKGTLKEFLQQMFGADLPIRFRASYFPFTEPSAEVDVQWQGKWLEVLGCGMVDPNVLKMVGYDPEKYTGFAAGFGVERFAMVLHQIDDIRRVYNSDLRFLQQF, from the coding sequence ATGACGATTCAGATTAGCGATATTGAGGCTCAACTAGAAACACTGCGGCAGGAAGCGCAAAGTGCAATCACCACTGCCGGCACGCTCGAACGCCTAGAGGAACTCAGAGTCGGCTACCTGGGCAAAAAAGGCCAACTGTCTCAAGTCTTAGGCAGCATGGGCAAATTAAGTCCAGCCGACCGGCCTCGCATTGGTGCAATGGCCAATGAGGTCAAGGAAGCGGTGCAAACAGACCTTGATTCCAAGCGGACAGCGCTGCAAGCCGCTCAAATTCAGGCCAAGCTGGAATCAGAAACTTTGGATGTCACCATGCCTGGGGTTTATCGTCCCCAAGGTCGAATTCATCCCTTGAATGGAATGATTGATAGGGTCGTGGATATCTTTGTGGGACTCGGTTACACCGTGGCCACCGGCCCGGAAATGGAAAGCGATTATTATAATTTTGAGGCGCTAAATACGCCACCCGATCATCCAGCGCGGGATATGCAGGATACTTTCTATTTACCAGACGGCAACCTGCTACGCACCCACACTTCCTCGGTGCAAATTCGCTACATGGAAAAACACGAGCCGCCGATCCGAATTGTCTCACCTGGACGCGTTTACCGACGCGATACCGTGGATGCGACTCACGCGGCAGTTTTCCATCAAATTGAGCTTTTAGCGATTGATGAAGGGCTAACATTTACGGATCTTAAAGGCACGCTCAAAGAATTTTTACAGCAGATGTTTGGCGCTGATTTGCCGATTCGTTTCCGTGCAAGTTATTTCCCGTTCACTGAACCTTCTGCTGAGGTGGATGTGCAGTGGCAAGGCAAATGGTTAGAAGTCTTGGGTTGCGGGATGGTCGATCCAAACGTCCTTAAAATGGTCGGTTACGATCCAGAAAAATACACGGGGTTTGCTGCCGGTTTTGGAGTAGAACGCTTCGCAATGGTGCTGCACCAAATCGACGATATTCGCCGGGTTTACAACAGTGACTTGCGCTTTTTGCAGCAATTTTAA
- the sufU gene encoding Fe-S cluster assembly sulfur transfer protein SufU: MSLGNLRDLYQQVILEHYKKPRHRGKTEPAHRLQRGHNPSCGDTIELTLRLNDAGDRIEDVKFEGEGCAIAMASADLMADALRGRGVAEALEMVQRFQGMMKGEAEFPKELRKLNVMQGVSQFPVRIKCATLTWHTLKAALESSGDAESNGFVTNEKES, from the coding sequence ATGTCTCTTGGCAATCTGCGCGACCTCTACCAGCAAGTTATTCTGGAACACTATAAAAAACCCCGGCATCGCGGTAAAACCGAGCCGGCACATCGGCTGCAACGGGGCCATAATCCTTCCTGTGGCGATACGATTGAGCTAACCCTGCGGCTGAACGATGCCGGTGATCGCATTGAAGATGTCAAATTTGAGGGAGAAGGTTGCGCCATCGCAATGGCTTCTGCTGACTTGATGGCCGATGCCTTGCGGGGGCGAGGCGTTGCAGAAGCCTTAGAAATGGTGCAGCGCTTTCAAGGCATGATGAAAGGCGAAGCCGAATTCCCCAAAGAGTTGCGGAAGTTAAACGTCATGCAAGGCGTCTCACAATTTCCCGTGCGAATCAAATGCGCCACCCTCACCTGGCACACCCTCAAAGCGGCCCTCGAATCATCGGGCGATGCTGAGTCCAACGGGTTTGTTACCAACGAAAAAGAATCTTGA
- a CDS encoding XisH family protein — protein sequence MSAKDVFHEVVKQALQKEKWVITNDPLRFKFGNVNFQVDLGAEQLLAAERAGEKIAVEIKSFLNPSAITDFYSALGQFLSYRLALESVEPDRTLYLAVPVDVYQTFFQYEFTQTAVQRYQVLLIVYDPANEVIVQWTR from the coding sequence GTGTCTGCCAAAGATGTTTTCCACGAAGTTGTAAAACAGGCACTTCAAAAAGAGAAGTGGGTGATTACTAACGATCCTTTGAGATTTAAGTTCGGCAACGTCAACTTTCAAGTGGATTTAGGGGCAGAACAATTGCTGGCAGCGGAGCGAGCTGGAGAGAAAATTGCGGTTGAGATCAAAAGCTTCTTGAATCCCTCTGCGATTACGGATTTCTACTCGGCGCTGGGACAATTTCTCAGCTATCGTCTTGCTCTAGAGTCTGTTGAGCCAGATCGGACATTGTACTTAGCAGTCCCAGTTGATGTGTATCAAACGTTTTTTCAGTACGAATTCACTCAAACTGCGGTACAACGGTATCAGGTCTTGTTAATTGTGTACGATCCAGCGAATGAGGTGATTGTGCAATGGACAAGGTAG